The following are encoded in a window of Paramormyrops kingsleyae isolate MSU_618 chromosome 12, PKINGS_0.4, whole genome shotgun sequence genomic DNA:
- the tlx2 gene encoding T-cell leukemia homeobox protein 2 isoform X2 — MEHTGIEEANQTHQQHEPISFGIDQILNNTEQPSSCMLPNRTSEADYQLASNVYANGYNSVYNPACSMAAGLAGSYNVNMNMNVSMNMNVNVNSGNSGGVIRVPAHRPMPPTPHPSPATHPAGISAGMPTVPTVPSMGNVANFTFPWMESSRRFAKDRLTAEQAVDGQAGGPGGSLHPEPEGEISRASTWGSVEALAKQYYPDLAVLRDASPLLDYPFLKGVCPAALSPFSVTRRIGHPYQNRTPPKRKKPRTSFSRVQICELEKRFHRQKYLASAERATLAKALKMTDAQVKTWFQNRRTKWRRQTAEEREAERQQANRLMLQLQQEAFQKTLSQPLQQDPLCLHNSSLYALQNLQPWAEDNKRSV; from the exons atgGAACATACTGGGATAGAAGAAGCGAACCAGACGCATCAACAGCACGAACCCATTAGTTTTGGAATAGATCAAATTCTGAACAATACGGAGCAGCCCAGTAGCTGTATGCTGCCGAATCGAACCAGCGAAGCAGACTATCAGCTGGCCTCCAATGTCTATGCCAACGGCTACAACAGCGTGTACAACCCCGCCTGCTCCATGGCAGCCGGACTTGCGGGCTCCTACAATGTGAACATGAACATGAACGTAAGCATGAACATGAACGTCAACGTGAACTCGGGGAATTCTGGTGGCGTAATTCGGGTTCCGGCCCACAGACCGATGCCGCCGACGCCCCATCCGTCTCCCGCGACACATCCAGCGGGCATCTCGGCGGGCATGCCCACGGTGCCCACTGTTCCCAGCATGGGGAACGTGGCGAACTTTACGTTTCCGTGGATGGAGAGCAGTAGGAGATTCGCAAAAGACAGGCTGACGG CGGAGCAGGCAGTGGACGGACAAGCAGGAGGCCCAGGAGGGAGCCTCCACCCTGAGCCCGAGGGCGAGATCAGCAGAGCCTCTACCTGGGGCTCTGTGGAAGCTTTAGCCAAACAGTATTACCCCGATCTGGCCGTGCTGCGGGATGCTAGCCCGCTCCTGGACTACCCCTTTCTCAAGGGCGTTTGCCCAG CGGCCCTCTCGCCATTCTCCGTGACCCGAAGGATCGGCCACCCCTATCAGAACCGGACGCCCCCCAAGAGGAAAAAGCCTCGCACCTCCTTCAGCCGCGTGCAGATCTGTGAGCTGGAGAAGCGGTTCCACCGGCAGAAGTACCTGGCATCGGCGGAGCGTGCCACACTGGCCAAGGCTCTCAAGATGACCGACGCCCAGGTGAAGACCTGGTTCCAGAACAGGAGGACAAAATGGCG GAGGCAGACAGCAGAAGAACgggaggcagagaggcagcaAGCTAACCGGCTGATGCTACAGCTCCAGCAAGAAGCATTCCAGAAAACCTTGAGCCAGCCCCTGCAGCAGGACCCTCTGTGCCTGCACAACTCATCACTCTACGCCCTGCAGAACCTACAGCCCTGGGCTGAAGACAACAAG CGGTCTGTCTAG
- the tlx2 gene encoding T-cell leukemia homeobox protein 2 isoform X1 encodes MEHTGIEEANQTHQQHEPISFGIDQILNNTEQPSSCMLPNRTSEADYQLASNVYANGYNSVYNPACSMAAGLAGSYNVNMNMNVSMNMNVNVNSGNSGGVIRVPAHRPMPPTPHPSPATHPAGISAGMPTVPTVPSMGNVANFTFPWMESSRRFAKDRLTAEQAVDGQAGGPGGSLHPEPEGEISRASTWGSVEALAKQYYPDLAVLRDASPLLDYPFLKGVCPAALSPFSVTRRIGHPYQNRTPPKRKKPRTSFSRVQICELEKRFHRQKYLASAERATLAKALKMTDAQVKTWFQNRRTKWRRQTAEEREAERQQANRLMLQLQQEAFQKTLSQPLQQDPLCLHNSSLYALQNLQPWAEDNKVTSVTSVASVV; translated from the exons atgGAACATACTGGGATAGAAGAAGCGAACCAGACGCATCAACAGCACGAACCCATTAGTTTTGGAATAGATCAAATTCTGAACAATACGGAGCAGCCCAGTAGCTGTATGCTGCCGAATCGAACCAGCGAAGCAGACTATCAGCTGGCCTCCAATGTCTATGCCAACGGCTACAACAGCGTGTACAACCCCGCCTGCTCCATGGCAGCCGGACTTGCGGGCTCCTACAATGTGAACATGAACATGAACGTAAGCATGAACATGAACGTCAACGTGAACTCGGGGAATTCTGGTGGCGTAATTCGGGTTCCGGCCCACAGACCGATGCCGCCGACGCCCCATCCGTCTCCCGCGACACATCCAGCGGGCATCTCGGCGGGCATGCCCACGGTGCCCACTGTTCCCAGCATGGGGAACGTGGCGAACTTTACGTTTCCGTGGATGGAGAGCAGTAGGAGATTCGCAAAAGACAGGCTGACGG CGGAGCAGGCAGTGGACGGACAAGCAGGAGGCCCAGGAGGGAGCCTCCACCCTGAGCCCGAGGGCGAGATCAGCAGAGCCTCTACCTGGGGCTCTGTGGAAGCTTTAGCCAAACAGTATTACCCCGATCTGGCCGTGCTGCGGGATGCTAGCCCGCTCCTGGACTACCCCTTTCTCAAGGGCGTTTGCCCAG CGGCCCTCTCGCCATTCTCCGTGACCCGAAGGATCGGCCACCCCTATCAGAACCGGACGCCCCCCAAGAGGAAAAAGCCTCGCACCTCCTTCAGCCGCGTGCAGATCTGTGAGCTGGAGAAGCGGTTCCACCGGCAGAAGTACCTGGCATCGGCGGAGCGTGCCACACTGGCCAAGGCTCTCAAGATGACCGACGCCCAGGTGAAGACCTGGTTCCAGAACAGGAGGACAAAATGGCG GAGGCAGACAGCAGAAGAACgggaggcagagaggcagcaAGCTAACCGGCTGATGCTACAGCTCCAGCAAGAAGCATTCCAGAAAACCTTGAGCCAGCCCCTGCAGCAGGACCCTCTGTGCCTGCACAACTCATCACTCTACGCCCTGCAGAACCTACAGCCCTGGGCTGAAGACAACAAGGTGACCTCCGTCACCTCTGTCGCGTCGGTGGTTTAA
- the tlx2 gene encoding T-cell leukemia homeobox protein 2 isoform X3, with protein sequence MEHTGIEEANQTHQQHEPISFGIDQILNNTEQPSSCMLPNRTSEADYQLASNVYANGYNSVYNPACSMAAGLAGSYNVNMNMNVSMNMNVNVNSGNSGGVIRVPAHRPMPPTPHPSPATHPAGISAGMPTVPTVPSMGNVANFTFPWMESSRRFAKDRLTAALSPFSVTRRIGHPYQNRTPPKRKKPRTSFSRVQICELEKRFHRQKYLASAERATLAKALKMTDAQVKTWFQNRRTKWRRQTAEEREAERQQANRLMLQLQQEAFQKTLSQPLQQDPLCLHNSSLYALQNLQPWAEDNKVTSVTSVASVV encoded by the exons atgGAACATACTGGGATAGAAGAAGCGAACCAGACGCATCAACAGCACGAACCCATTAGTTTTGGAATAGATCAAATTCTGAACAATACGGAGCAGCCCAGTAGCTGTATGCTGCCGAATCGAACCAGCGAAGCAGACTATCAGCTGGCCTCCAATGTCTATGCCAACGGCTACAACAGCGTGTACAACCCCGCCTGCTCCATGGCAGCCGGACTTGCGGGCTCCTACAATGTGAACATGAACATGAACGTAAGCATGAACATGAACGTCAACGTGAACTCGGGGAATTCTGGTGGCGTAATTCGGGTTCCGGCCCACAGACCGATGCCGCCGACGCCCCATCCGTCTCCCGCGACACATCCAGCGGGCATCTCGGCGGGCATGCCCACGGTGCCCACTGTTCCCAGCATGGGGAACGTGGCGAACTTTACGTTTCCGTGGATGGAGAGCAGTAGGAGATTCGCAAAAGACAGGCTGACGG CGGCCCTCTCGCCATTCTCCGTGACCCGAAGGATCGGCCACCCCTATCAGAACCGGACGCCCCCCAAGAGGAAAAAGCCTCGCACCTCCTTCAGCCGCGTGCAGATCTGTGAGCTGGAGAAGCGGTTCCACCGGCAGAAGTACCTGGCATCGGCGGAGCGTGCCACACTGGCCAAGGCTCTCAAGATGACCGACGCCCAGGTGAAGACCTGGTTCCAGAACAGGAGGACAAAATGGCG GAGGCAGACAGCAGAAGAACgggaggcagagaggcagcaAGCTAACCGGCTGATGCTACAGCTCCAGCAAGAAGCATTCCAGAAAACCTTGAGCCAGCCCCTGCAGCAGGACCCTCTGTGCCTGCACAACTCATCACTCTACGCCCTGCAGAACCTACAGCCCTGGGCTGAAGACAACAAGGTGACCTCCGTCACCTCTGTCGCGTCGGTGGTTTAA
- the npm1b gene encoding nucleophosmin 1b isoform X4, whose product MAEDSSADVFRPQMYLFGCELKSDKKEYKIEADDDDETEHQLSLKTVGLKLLGLQVCLGAQAEDRFNMVEMEGMTFDGKMSKVQLAVLKPSVLPSLNLGGFEVTPPVTFRLKSGPGPVYISGQHFVSVKESDDEEDEDEEEEENNTSPMKRPSSSGKVPMPKKIKLDDDEDEDDDDDDDDEDDDDDDDDDDDEEDEIPQKKLKNTSVKTPNTGAEAQGKKAKAASKPNGSPDRSAGPAGKPQAKVIKELWTFVQTLKSGKK is encoded by the exons ATGGCGGAGGACAGCAGCGCGGACGTGTTCAGGCCGCAGATGTACCTGTTCG GTTGCGAGTTGAAGTCAGACAAGAAGGAGTACAAGATCGAAGCGGACGACGATGACGAGACTGAGCACCAGCTGTCACTCAAAACGGTGGGGCTGAAGTTACTGG GCCTGCAGGTATGTCTGGGAGCACAAGCGGAGGATCGCTTCAACATGGTGGAGATGGAGGGTATGACCTTCGATGGAAAAATGAGCAAAGTGCAGCTGGCTGTCCTGAAGCCGTCCGTACTTCCTTCT CTGAATTTGGGGGGGTTCGAGGTCACACCCCCCGTCACATTTCGGCTCAAGTCTGGCCCCGGGCCCGTCTACATCAGCGGCCAGCACTTTGTCA GTGTAAAGGAATCTGATGATGAAGAGGAcgaggatgaagaggaggaagaaaatAACACGTCGCCTATGAAGAGGCCTTCAAGTTCGGGAAAGGTTCCCATGCCG aaaaaaataaagctgGACGAcgatgaagatgaagatgacgatgatgatgatgatgatgaagatgatgatga CGATGACGACGATGACGATGATGAAGAGGATGAGATACCTCAGAAAAAGTTGAAAAATACATCAGTTAAAACTCCAAATACG GGTGCAGAGGCCCAGGGTAAGAAAGCCAAGGCTGCATCGAAGCCCAATGGCTCCCCGGACAGGTCTGCTGGCCCAGCAGGGAAGCCGCAAGCTAAG